In a single window of the Elaeis guineensis isolate ETL-2024a chromosome 8, EG11, whole genome shotgun sequence genome:
- the LOC105050685 gene encoding uncharacterized protein, which translates to MDSNTRADQSEELVLASAELSFANRGCCCFWVPWPGTKSWERIAPAEAAPTKRRCWWTAGWRTLMKVREWSEMLAGPRWKTFIRRVRRYARRGGSGGGLPRSRFGYDPLSYSLNFDDGMDSETDDDVAHRGFSARYVAPPLSTKSSMDLGGRDASPLFVEPSAAS; encoded by the coding sequence ATGGATTCTAACACCCGAGCGGACCAATCCGAAGAGCTGGTGCTGGCAAGCGCCGAGCTGTCGTTTGCCAACCGCGGATGCTGCTGCTTCTGGGTGCCCTGGCCCGGCACAAAATCCTGGGAACGGATAGCGCCGGCCGAGGCAGCGCCCACCAAGCGGCGCTGCTGGTGGACGGCGGGATGGAGGAcattgatgaaggtgagagagtgGTCCGAGATGTTGGCCGGCCCACGCTGGAAGACCTTCATCCGACGGGTCCGCCGCTACGCCCGCCGCGGTGGTAGCGGCGGCGGGTTGCCGAGGAGCAGGTTCGGGTACGACCCCCTCAGCTACTCCCTCAACTTTGACGATGGAATGGACAGCGAGACCGACGACGACGTTGCCCACCGGGGATTCTCCGCCCGGTACGTCGCCCCGCCGCTGTCGACCAAGTCGTCCATGGATCTCGGTGGGCGAGATGCGTCGCCGCTCTTCGTCGAACCCTCTGCAGCCAGTTGA